A stretch of the Lolium perenne isolate Kyuss_39 chromosome 3, Kyuss_2.0, whole genome shotgun sequence genome encodes the following:
- the LOC127345324 gene encoding signal peptide peptidase-like 3, whose protein sequence is MATMTSSSSSRRGVALLLLSVLLLACRDPVAAAGNAASDFEEDGLSPKFPGCDNPFKNVKVMYWVDGNEMNALTGITARFGGVLPVTASVTQKQPAVVPSPRTGCDKDTKLAGSIAVAERGVCTYLEKASAVESSGATAMLLVNDKNSLEMMACTQNDKVPVLKIPIVLVSNSSGLKIFSAMDGGAKVNILMYTPTKAAFDGAIPFLWLMAVSTTACAAVWTTVVVGEENKKPPPAAGDQEAPAEPEIVELEAKTAVLFIVVSSCVLLFLFFFTSIWSAWLLVIMFCFSGLQGLHFVTSSLIVRIFKCGDAKVKLPLVGNVTVVTLAVLPVALFVVVMWGTHQSSAFAWVGQNLMGICMMILVLQIVQMPNIKVASALLISAFLYDIFWVFISPLIFKKSVMITVAKGTEEGPSLPMVLKMPKEFDVWNGYDMIGFGDILFPGLLVAFSFRYDRSHGKGLTDGYFLYVMIGYAFGLSFTYVGLYLMKSGQPALLYLVPCTLGTITLLGAQRGELSQLWNAKA, encoded by the exons ATGGCGACGATGACCAGCTCCAGCTCCTCTCGGCGcggcgtcgctctcctcctcctctccgtcCTCCTCCTGGCGTGCCGGGATCCGGTCGCCGCCGCTGGCAACGCCGCCAGCGACTTCGAGGAGGACGGCTTGTCGCCCAAGTTCCCCGGCTGCGATAACCCCTTCAAGAAT GTGAAGGTGATGTACTGGGTGGACGGCAACGAGATGAACGCCCTGACCGGGATCACGGCGAGGTTCGGCGGGGTGCTGCCGGTCACCGCTTCCGTCACCCAGAAGCAGCCGGCCGTGGTGCCCAGCCCCAGGACCGGCTGCGACAAAGACACCAAG CTGGCCGGTTCCATCGCCGTGGCGGAGCGCGGCGTGTGCACGTACCTCGAGAAGGCCTCGGCGGTCGAGTCCAGCGGCGCCACGGCGATGCTCCTCGTCAACGACAAAAATT CTTTGGAGATGATGGCGTGCACCCAGAACGACAAGGTGCCCGTCCTCAAGATCCCGATCGTGCTGGTGTCGAATTCTTCTGGACTGAAGATCTTCTCCGCCATGGACGGCGGCGCAAAAG TGAACATTCTGATGTACACGCCCACCAAGGCGGCTTTCGACGGCGCCATCCCTTTCCTCTGGCTCATGGCCGTCAGCACCACGGCATGCGCCGCCGTCTGGACCACCGTCGTGGTCGGCGAGGAG AACAAGAAGCCTCCTCCAGCGGCTGGAGACCAAGAGGCTCCTGCCGAGCCTGAGATCGTGGAGCTGGAGGCCAAGACCGCGGTCCTGTTCATCGTCGTGTCGTCCTGCGTCctgctgttcctcttcttcttcacctCCATCTGGTCCGCGTGGCTGCTGGTTATCATGTTCTGCTTCAGCGGTCTTCAG GGCTTGCACTTCGTTACATCGAGTCTCATTGTCAG AATATTCAAGTGCGGCGATGCGAAAGTGAAGCTTCCTTTGGTCGGGAATGTCACGGTGGTGACGCTGGCCGTCTTGCCAGTAGCCCTGTTCGTCGTCGTCATGTGGGGAACGCACCAGAGTTCAGCGTTTGCTTGGGTTGGCCAGAACCTCATG GGTATCTGTATGATGATCCTCGTACTGCAAATAGTGCAGATGCCAAACATAAAG GTCGCGTCGGCGCTTCTTATCAGCGCGTTTCTGTACGACATATTCTGGGTGTTCATCTCGCCCTTGATATTCAAGAAGAGCGTCATGATCACG GTTGCCAAGGGCACCGAGGAAGGGCCGAGCCTGCCCATGGTGCTGAAGATGCCCAAGGAGTTCGACGTGTGGAACGGCTACGACATGATCGGGTTCGGGGACATCCTCTTCCCCGGACTGCTCGTCGCCTTCAGCTTCAG ATATGACAGATCACACGGGAAGGGTCTGACCGATGGCTACTTCCTGTACGTGATGATCGGCTACGCCTTCG GCTTGTCATTCACATATGTCGGCCTGTACCTCATGAAGAGTGGTCAGCCAGCTCTGCTCTACCTTGTCCCTTGCACACTAG GAACCATCACCTTGCTGGGCGCACAGAGAGGTGAGCTCAGTCAGCTCTGGAACGCCAAAGCATAG